The following proteins are co-located in the Candidatus Avedoeria danica genome:
- a CDS encoding rod shape-determining protein — protein MFTRHIGIDLGTVNVLVHERGRGIVLNEPSIVAISAGDNHVIAVGDEAKAMLGRTPETIEVARPLRDGVIADYVVTEAMLRYFITKVCGRMPLFKPEVMISVPVGVTSVESRAVRDAAEAAGAKSAFLIPEPLAAAMGAGLPVGTPTGNMILNMGGGTSESAVIAMNGIVVASSVRVGGNKMDEAIAAYVKRRYNLLIGDRTAEQIKVEIGSAIKPERPEDDLTMDVRGRDQVTGLPKTISLKMSEVAEALAEPVQAIIGVAREVLERTPPELVSDIIDRGVVMTGGSAQLRDLDVLLTEEIGVPFFVADDPMACVALGAGRALEAYPMIRRTLPALG, from the coding sequence ATGTTCACCCGTCATATCGGCATCGACCTGGGCACAGTCAACGTGCTCGTCCACGAGCGCGGGCGGGGCATCGTTCTCAACGAACCGTCGATCGTGGCGATCTCCGCCGGCGACAACCACGTGATCGCCGTCGGGGACGAGGCCAAGGCGATGTTGGGCCGTACGCCGGAGACAATCGAGGTCGCCCGGCCGCTGCGGGACGGCGTGATCGCAGATTATGTCGTGACAGAGGCGATGCTTCGCTACTTCATCACGAAGGTGTGCGGCCGGATGCCGCTCTTCAAGCCCGAGGTGATGATCAGCGTCCCGGTGGGGGTCACCAGCGTCGAGAGCCGCGCGGTGCGCGACGCGGCCGAGGCCGCCGGCGCCAAATCGGCCTTCCTCATCCCCGAGCCGCTGGCTGCGGCGATGGGCGCCGGCCTGCCGGTCGGCACGCCGACGGGCAACATGATCCTCAACATGGGTGGCGGAACGAGCGAGTCCGCGGTCATTGCGATGAACGGGATCGTCGTCGCAAGCTCGGTGCGGGTCGGCGGCAACAAGATGGACGAGGCGATCGCCGCCTACGTCAAGCGCCGCTACAACCTGCTCATCGGCGACCGAACGGCCGAGCAGATCAAGGTCGAGATCGGCAGCGCGATCAAGCCGGAGCGACCGGAGGACGACCTGACGATGGACGTTCGCGGGCGCGATCAGGTCACCGGGCTGCCGAAGACGATCTCGCTCAAGATGAGCGAGGTGGCCGAGGCGTTGGCCGAGCCCGTTCAGGCGATCATCGGCGTGGCGCGCGAGGTGCTCGAGCGCACGCCGCCCGAGCTCGTCAGCGACATCATCGACCGCGGTGTCGTCATGACCGGCGGAAGCGCGCAGCTGCGCGATCTGGACGTGCTCTTGACCGAGGAGATCGGCGTGCCGTTCTTCGTGGCCGACGACCCGATGGCATGCGTGGCGCTCGGTGCGGGGCGGGCGCTGGAGGCTTACCCGATGATCCGGCGGACGTTGCCGGCGCTGGGATAG
- the rpmH gene encoding 50S ribosomal protein L34 — MKRTWQPNKRKRLTTHGFRKRMSTPDGRNVLKRRRRHGRKSLVVDLHHK, encoded by the coding sequence ATGAAGCGCACCTGGCAGCCCAACAAGCGCAAGCGACTGACGACCCACGGTTTCCGCAAGCGGATGTCGACGCCGGACGGGCGCAACGTGCTCAAGCGACGTCGACGGCACGGCCGCAAGTCCCTGGTGGTCGACCTGCACCACAAGTAG
- the rnpA gene encoding ribonuclease P protein component codes for MRRAVRLRSGDDFRRVRREGRSRANSAFVVLAAPRPAGPDGESRIGIVTGKRVGDAVTRNRIKRRIRERMRLRYGQVRAGWDIVIIVRAPLVDLDTVALDQALGSLLRRLDLVTEAQCVDLPSA; via the coding sequence ATGCGGCGCGCAGTCCGGCTGCGGTCGGGCGATGATTTCCGTCGCGTGCGGCGGGAAGGGCGGTCGCGGGCCAACAGCGCCTTCGTCGTACTGGCTGCGCCGCGGCCTGCCGGGCCGGACGGCGAATCGCGGATCGGCATCGTCACCGGCAAGCGTGTCGGGGACGCCGTGACCCGCAATCGGATCAAGCGTCGGATTCGCGAGCGAATGCGGCTTCGTTATGGTCAAGTTCGGGCGGGGTGGGACATCGTGATCATCGTGCGCGCACCGCTTGTTGACCTCGACACCGTCGCGCTCGATCAGGCGTTGGGGTCGCTCCTCCGGCGATTGGATTTGGTGACGGAAGCCCAATGCGTCGACTTGCCGTCGGCATGA
- the yidD gene encoding membrane protein insertion efficiency factor YidD: MRRLAVGMIRIYQRTLSRVLPPSCRFTPSCSEYGAQAIARYGVWHGGWLTMKRIGRCHPFHPGGYDPVP; the protein is encoded by the coding sequence ATGCGTCGACTTGCCGTCGGCATGATCCGCATCTATCAGCGCACGCTCAGTCGGGTCTTGCCGCCGAGCTGCCGGTTCACGCCGTCGTGTTCGGAGTACGGTGCGCAAGCGATCGCGCGCTACGGCGTCTGGCACGGCGGCTGGCTGACGATGAAGCGGATCGGCCGCTGTCACCCGTTCCATCCCGGTGGATACGACCCCGTGCCGTAG